A stretch of the Gammaproteobacteria bacterium genome encodes the following:
- a CDS encoding acyltransferase: MLGFLPKFIRVPLAYLLFILNLVFWGMLLFYPVMLCKIIFAKSRLRHFFDDLLVKLGEQWVYGNNRISDWVTNIEWDVHWDESVAYSENESYLIASNHQSWVDIVVLQRLFTGKFPFLRFFIKKQLVWLPILGFAFWGLDFPRMQRFSREYLEKHPEMKGKDLEATKQACQHFKTKPVSIINFFEGTRFTQAKHEKQGSPFKHLLKPRAGGAAFTLNAMDGSVTKLIDVTIAYPTGKNTFSDLFANRIKNVIVRINMFEIPEEFLHGDYQNDPEFKAHFQKWTNELWVKKDDLLNNILKPE, translated from the coding sequence GTGCTTGGCTTTTTACCAAAATTTATTCGCGTTCCGCTCGCCTATTTGCTTTTCATTCTGAACCTGGTGTTCTGGGGCATGTTACTTTTTTACCCCGTGATGTTATGCAAAATTATTTTCGCCAAAAGCCGGCTGCGACATTTTTTTGATGACCTGTTGGTGAAACTTGGAGAGCAATGGGTCTATGGCAATAATCGAATTTCCGATTGGGTTACGAATATTGAATGGGATGTGCACTGGGACGAGTCGGTAGCGTATTCCGAGAATGAGTCTTATTTGATCGCCTCCAACCATCAATCCTGGGTCGACATTGTCGTTTTGCAACGCCTTTTCACTGGAAAATTCCCTTTTCTGAGATTCTTCATCAAAAAACAACTCGTCTGGTTACCAATTCTGGGTTTTGCTTTTTGGGGACTGGATTTCCCGCGTATGCAACGCTTCAGTCGCGAGTATCTGGAAAAACACCCGGAAATGAAAGGCAAAGATCTGGAGGCCACCAAGCAGGCGTGCCAGCATTTCAAAACCAAACCGGTTTCCATAATCAATTTTTTTGAGGGCACACGTTTTACGCAAGCCAAGCATGAGAAACAAGGCTCACCTTTCAAACATTTGCTCAAACCCAGAGCTGGCGGCGCGGCTTTCACCCTCAATGCCATGGATGGTTCGGTTACAAAACTGATTGATGTGACCATCGCTTACCCCACCGGAAAGAATACTTTTAGTGACTTGTTTGCAAACAGGATCAAGAATGTCATTGTTCGAATCAATATGTTTGAGATACCGGAAGAATTCTTACACGGCGATTACCAGAATGACCCTGAATTTAAAGCGCATTTTCAGAAATGGACAAATGAATTGTGGGTAAAGAAGGATGATCTGTTAAATAATATACTTAAGCCTGAATAA